One window of the Hippoglossus hippoglossus isolate fHipHip1 chromosome 9, fHipHip1.pri, whole genome shotgun sequence genome contains the following:
- the limk2 gene encoding LIM domain kinase 2 — protein sequence MEGPEGTDNGLCVGCGGKIQDSFHMKVLQDIWHNACFQCSVCCDHLTNWYYEKDGKLYCRKHYWEKFGELCHGCSLLMTGPAMVAGEHKYHPECFVCLRCMVVIEDRDTYALVERSKLYCGKCYKQVVLTPMLEKRSHDSVLDSLPHTVTLISMPSAANGKRGFSVSVLRDVNGLASVVVKEVRGMLISPEVRNAIHVGDRILEINGVPVGTLLEEEVDDLIHRTSQTLQLLIEYDPVRQRLDRLRLESPRSRLGVPATARMRLSSPSDAVLERTDVVDEGTLKRRSLRRSNSICKSPGPNSPKEMSFIARDISRSESLRSYNSCSHRIFRPCDLIHGEILGKGFFGQAIKVTHKATGEVMVMKELLRCDEETQKTFLKEVKVMRSLDHPHVLKFIGVLYKDKRLNLITEFIEGGTLKDFIGDTDPFTWKQRVSFAKSIASGMTYLHSMSIIHRDLNSHNCLVKLDNTVVVADFGLSRLIVEDKVKPPSEKTSNKKRIFRRSDRKKRYTVVGNPYWMAPEMLNGKRYDEKVDIFSFGIVLCEIIGKVYADPECLPRTLDFGLNVGKFVEKFLPDDCPAAFFPLAAACCDLTPDNRPPFQKLEDWFGAMFFNQELGIPLPAELEEVHQSLRQLYWPKDSSPSPSTDQPSTPTAASPESSSVTDNST from the exons ATGGAGGGACCAGAAG GTACAGATaatggtttgtgtgtgggcTGTGGAGGAAAAATCCAGGACTCCTTTCACATGAAAGTGCTCCAGGACATCTGGCACAACGCCTGCTTTCA ATGCTCCGTGTGCTGTGACCACCTGACTAACTGGTACTACGAGAAGGATGGAAAACTGTACTGTCGCAAACACTACTGGGAGAAGTTTGGAGAGCTCTGCCACGGCTGCTCTCTGCTCATGACTGGACCTGCCATG GTGGCCGGAGAACACAAGTATCACCCCGAGTGCTTTGTATGTTTGAGGTGCATGGTGGTGATTGAAGACCGGGACACCTACGCCTTAGTGGAACGATCGAAACTCTACTG TGGAAAGTGCTACAAGCAGGTGGTCCTCACGCCAATGTTGGAGAAGCGTTCACATGACTCGGTGCTCGACTCCCTGCCCCACACCGTGACTCTAATCTCCATGCCCTCCGCAGCCAACGGCAAGAGGGGCTTCTCCGTCTCAGTGCTGAGGGACGTCAACGGTTTGGCGAGCGTTGTAGTCAAAGA GGTCAGAGGGATGCTTATTAGTCCAGAGGTCCGAAATGCCATCCATGTTGGAGACAGGATCCTGGAGATCAATGGCGTTCCAGTCGGGACGTtattggaggaggag GTTGACGATCTTATCCATCGCACCAGTCAAACTCTGCAGCTGCTTATCGAGTACGACCCGGTCAGGCAGCGTTTGGATCGCCTCAGACTGGAATCACCCCGGAGCCGACTGGGAGTCCCCGCCACCGCCCGCATGCGTCTGTCCTCACCTTCTGATGCAGTCCTGGAGAGAACGGATGTAGTTGATGAAGGCACGCTGAAAAGGAGATCTTTGAG GAGGAGCAACAGCATATGTAAGTCACCCGGACCAAATTCTCCCAAGGAGATGTCATTTATTGCTCGAGACATCAGTCGCTCTGAGTCCTTGAGATCGTACAATAGCTGCTCTCATCGCATCTTCCGCCCATGTGACCTCATCCACGGAGAGATCTTAGGAAAAGGTTTCTTCGGACAGGCCATCAAG GTGACTCATAAAGCCACAGGAgaggtgatggtgatgaaggaGCTGCTCCGCTGTGATGAGGAGACGCAGAAAACGTTCCTGAAGGAG GTCAAAGTAATGCGGAGCCTCGATCACCCACACGTATTGAAGTTCATCGGCGTGCTGTACAAGGACAAGAGGCTCAATTTGATAACTGAGTTTATCGAGGGAGGCACCCTGAAGGATTTCATCGGAGACACT GACCCATTTACATGGAAGCAGAGGGTGAGCTTTGCAAAGAGCATCGCCTCTGGCATG accTACCTTCACTCAATGAGCATAATACACAGAGACCTCAACTCTCACAACTGCCTGGTTAAACTG GACAACACGGTGGTCGTTGCTGACTTTGGACTCTCTCGACTCATTGTAGAGGACAAAGTAAAGCCCCCATCTGAAAAAACGTCCAATAAAAAGAGGATTTTCAGGCGTAGTGACAGAAAGAAGCGGTACACTGTTGTGGGAAACCCGTACTGGATGGCCCCAGAGATGCTGAATG GTAAGCGCTACGATGAGAAGGTGGACATTTTCTCCTTTGGAATTGTGCTTTGTGAG ATCATTGGAAAAGTCTATGCAGACCCCGAGTGCCTCCCCCGGACGCTGGACTTTGGCCTGAATGTTGGCAAGTTTGTGGAGAAGTTCCTCCCTGACGACTGCCCAGCAGCTTTCTTCCCACTGGCTGCGGCCTGCTGCGACCTCACACCAGACAACCG tccaCCTTTCCAGAAGTTGGAGGACTGGTTCGGTGCGATGTTCTTCAACCAGGAGCTCGGGATCCCCCTGCCAGCCGAACTTGAGGAAGTGCATCAAAGTCTGAGACAACTCTACTGGCCTAAAGACAGCTCTCCATCGCCGAGCACAGATCAGCCGTCAACCCCGACAGCTGCCTCTCCAGAATCTTCCAGCGTGACAGACAACAGCACCTAG